The genomic interval CCGCGTTTCGGAACCGCCCGGCTGGAGCCGTAACAGCTACTTCGATGGTGCCCAATCCGGCGGCGCGCTCTTGGATTTGCATATTCACGACACCGATTTTGTGCAGTTCCTGTTCGGAAGGCCCACCAGCGTGTTCTCCACCGGCCTGAGCCGCTTCAGCGGCGCGATTGATCACATCGTCACCCAGTACCAGGTGGCGGGCGGTGCCACCGTCCATGCCGAAGGCAGTTGGATCATGTCCAAGGGCCATGGCTTTAACATGGCCTACACCGTCGTATTTGAAAAAGCCACGGCGGATTTCGATCTCACCCGGGGCGAGAACGCCTTGAAATTGTGCGAGGAAGGCAAGGAACCGCGCTTCATCAAATGCGAAGGCCCGGACGGTTACGGCGGCGAACTGCGACACCTCACCGACGCCATTCTCTCCGGCAAACCATCCTCCGTCGTCACCGGTCAGGACGGCCTCAGCGCCGTGGAAATTTGCGAAGCCGAGGAAAAATCCATCAAGACCGGCAAAGTCGTGACGCTGAAACCTTGACCCGCGCCAACGCCCACCCAGCACCCCAACTATGAATCGCAGACATTTCGTCCAAACCACCGTGGCTGCTGCCGCCCTGGCTGCCGTAACTCCCGCCCTGGCCGCCGAAGCCAAGGCCAAGCGGACCAACAAGCGCGGCATCATGTGGGCCACCGTGGGAATCAAAGGCTCGATCCTCGACAAGATGAAGGCCGTCAAAGAGGCCGGCTTTGACGGCGTCGAAATGATGAGTCACCTGAATCAGGAGGAAGTCTTAAAGGCGCGCGAGGCTGTGGGGCTGGAAATCCTGAGCGTGTGCGGCGAGAAACATTGGGGCAAGCCGCTGTCGAGCCCGGATGCCGCCGTGCGCGAAGAGGGGTTGGCCGCCTTAAAGCAGACCCTGCGGGATGCCAAAGCCTACGGCACCAACTCCATCCTACTGGTGCCCGGCACCGTCAACGCCAAGGTCAACTTCGACGACTGCTGGAAAATCTCCATCGAAGAAATCCGCAAGGCCATCCCGCTGGCCCAGGAACTGGGTGTGAAAATCTCCATCGAAAACGTCTGGAACAACTTCATCGAAAAGCCGGAACAGGCCGTGCGCTACCTTGAAGAAATCAACAGCCCGTGGGTCGGCTGGCATTTTGATTGCGGCAACGTCATCCGCTTCGGCGACCCCATCGCCTGGATCAAAGC from Verrucomicrobiota bacterium carries:
- a CDS encoding Gfo/Idh/MocA family oxidoreductase, whose protein sequence is MAKKTTKTPKQVNVAVVGLGFMGMTHLRAWKQIERARIVAVCDAVRLPVDGVLAGITGNLAGNDTIDLGREVKAFKTLEEVLADPGVDLVDLCVPTPLHPPQAIAALKAGKHVICEKPLARTAKLAREIIAAAKASKGYFMPAMCMRFWPEWAWLKPVIAKKTYGKVLAARFRRVSEPPGWSRNSYFDGAQSGGALLDLHIHDTDFVQFLFGRPTSVFSTGLSRFSGAIDHIVTQYQVAGGATVHAEGSWIMSKGHGFNMAYTVVFEKATADFDLTRGENALKLCEEGKEPRFIKCEGPDGYGGELRHLTDAILSGKPSSVVTGQDGLSAVEICEAEEKSIKTGKVVTLKP
- a CDS encoding sugar phosphate isomerase/epimerase family protein, producing the protein MNRRHFVQTTVAAAALAAVTPALAAEAKAKRTNKRGIMWATVGIKGSILDKMKAVKEAGFDGVEMMSHLNQEEVLKAREAVGLEILSVCGEKHWGKPLSSPDAAVREEGLAALKQTLRDAKAYGTNSILLVPGTVNAKVNFDDCWKISIEEIRKAIPLAQELGVKISIENVWNNFIEKPEQAVRYLEEINSPWVGWHFDCGNVIRFGDPIAWIKALGPRINRVHLKEYSLDRSMRAGDVWKGFNAPLLEGANNWAGIMKALDAADYTGPVITEQGGGSSPEGLKNLLESVNKILAS